A window from Cydia pomonella isolate Wapato2018A chromosome 8, ilCydPomo1, whole genome shotgun sequence encodes these proteins:
- the LOC133520442 gene encoding uncharacterized protein LOC133520442 isoform X4, which translates to MLFAPIAVEAMKCKEENCEVGVILEHNSLIVLSTDKTIVCLCGRDRNNPFERGKLRKREEHSASVHPAEVLTPAPAPAPEPLAFRQQPLWQFPPPLPPPYVYPHDQDNLMQPLGNERASFRSLRKNIGGRWKRLVKKKPEQEVYTIPPELKPQLKQIYVY; encoded by the exons ATGCTCTTCGCTCCTATCGCCGTCGAGGCGATGAAGTGTAAAGAGGAAAACTGTGAGGTCGGCGTGATCCTGGAGCACAACTCCCTGATCGTCCTGTCCACGGACAAGACCATCGTCTGCCTCTGTGGAAGGGACAGGAACAACCCCTTCGAGCGCGG CAAGCTGAGGAAGCGAGAGGAGCACTCGGCCTCGGTGCACCCCGCCGAGGTGCTGACGCCGGCGCCCGCGCCTGCGCCCGAGCCGCTCGCCTTCCGCCAGCAGCCGCTGTGGCAGTTCCCCCCACCGCTGCCTCCGCCTTACGTCTATCCTCATGATCAG GACAATCTGATGCAGCCCCTTGGTAACGAGCGTGCGAGTTTCCGCAGCCTTCGCAAGAACATCGGTGGCCGTTGGAAGCGTCTGGTGAAGAAAAAACCTGAGCAAGAAGTGTACACGATCCCTCCCGAGCTTAAACCTCAGCTCAAGCAGATATACGTGTACTAG